The sequence TCAGAGGGTGATCGTCGGGGGTGTAAACATATTGCCCGGCGCTCACAATTACATCGCTGGCTTTGAGTGTTTCGGCAATCCCTTCCCAGAAGGGGAATAGAGGCAACAGGTTTTCGATATTTTGGGCGGCGAAGTAACGATCCGTAGGGATATTTTCGGAGGGGGCGCTGACGGGTTCATCAGGATCAACCCAACCGATCAGGGCGCCGCCGGTTTCGGGACGCCAGTAGGAATCGCGGGAAAGGTCAATTGAGAGGGGGGCGTTGGGCGGGATCTCGGCCCGGGGCTTGATATATGCTTTCTGGCGGCGTACTGGCCGAACGGGAATCTCCAGCCCAAGCAGATTGCCGACCAGTCCGGCAAATGGCCCCGCGGCATTGACAACTAAGCGGGTGGCAATTGTGCCGCGGTCGGTCTCGACCCCACTCACGCCCTGAGAGTCGCGCGTAATCCCCAGCGCTTTGGTGCTGACCAAAAAGCGCGCCCGGCTGCCGCGGGCAAAGCCCTGCGTGGCTTCGTGCGATGAGAGCCAGCCATCTTTTTGGCGGAATGTGGCCGCAACCGCGTTTTCACTGATATAGGGAAAGCGCTGACGCACTTCGTCGCCGGTGAGATATTCGGAATCGGTGATGCCCAATCGGTAATGCGTCTTTACCGCCGCCTCGACATCGGGGATCATCGCCGGATCATCGGTGACAAAGAGATACCCCTGATGATGGATGCCAATATCGATATCGGGGATGCCAACTACTTCGGCAAAATTTTCGAAGATTTCAATGCTGGGTAGGGCAAGTTCCGCCATTGCGGGTTCGGTAAATTGGGCGCGAAAACTTTCGATGGAGGTGGGCGTTGTCAGTGTGGAGAGTCCCAGGCGCATTTCCACGAGTACAGTTTCCAGCCCGGCGCGCGAAAGCCAAAACGCAGTCGCTACACCAACGATGCCGCCGCCAATGACGACGGCATCTGCCTCGTGAGGAAATGATTCAGTTGTTGGTACAAATATCTGTTTCATGCGCTTTCTTTGGGGGCGCGCCACACTCGAATTTTGGCAACCAGCCAGGTGTACAGCCCCGCCAGTCCACCGGGGTAGTAGATCATCACTAAAACCATCAACACGCCATAAATCACCAGATGCAGGCCGGGTAATTGCGTCAGATTGGAGCGCAAGAATTCG comes from Chloroflexota bacterium and encodes:
- a CDS encoding FAD-binding oxidoreductase, whose protein sequence is MKQIFVPTTESFPHEADAVVIGGGIVGVATAFWLSRAGLETVLVEMRLGLSTLTTPTSIESFRAQFTEPAMAELALPSIEIFENFAEVVGIPDIDIGIHHQGYLFVTDDPAMIPDVEAAVKTHYRLGITDSEYLTGDEVRQRFPYISENAVAATFRQKDGWLSSHEATQGFARGSRARFLVSTKALGITRDSQGVSGVETDRGTIATRLVVNAAGPFAGLVGNLLGLEIPVRPVRRQKAYIKPRAEIPPNAPLSIDLSRDSYWRPETGGALIGWVDPDEPVSAPSENIPTDRYFAAQNIENLLPLFPFWEGIAETLKASDVIVSAGQYVYTPDDHPLIGPVPDVPGFYLNCGYWAGVMLAPEAGKRIADLVTGKMQPAENSLRPTRFAEGVHLEGSSFLRGH